TGCCTTTGTGACGGATACCCCCGCCCGGCTTGATAAGACCCACCGCACTTATCCGGATACTGATGATAAAAGGATAATTGCGCTACAGGATATTTTGTGCGAAAACGTGGTGGGCAATCAGGTCTTGACCACTAAAGAAAAACTATTAGGGGTAGGCGGATTTTCTCCTGAAATTAAACAACAGCAAGATCGCGACGTCTGGATTAAATTAATTCTGAAATATGGTCCAGGTATCAAGTACAGTTTCAGTACTGCGATGGTGGATGCTGAACACGGGAGCGATCGGATTACGTCGCAAGTTAAAAAATACAATGCGTACCGTAAGCTCTATTTTAAATATCGACAGTACATGTCTGAAGTTACTCGCAGTAATAACTTGTTCCAGCTCATGTCTTTTCGTGGGTTTAAATCGACTCGTATGAATTGTTTATTACGAGGGCGTAAAAAAGACGCTAAGTTAAAAATGAAACTGCTTCGCCGTACGCTAAAAGAGCTATTCTGAATTTATTAAGGTGAAATGATGAATCTCAATGCAACGAATAAGCTCATCAAGAAAACCCGACGCTGGCACAAAAAAACGGGTTTTTCTCTTTTTCAGCGTGCGGCCAGCCATTTTGAGCGGAAGAAAAAAGAGACAATTTTTAGCGTTATTGATGATCTGCATGTTCAGCCTGACGCTGCGCAACTAACTGAATCGGAACAATCACGCGTCATCTGGATCTGCTGGTTCCAGGGGCTCGATAGCGCGCCTGAGTTGGTGAAACGATGCATTGCATCTGTTCAAGCAAACACGCCGGATGCGCAGGTCATTATCCTGACGGATGAGAATATCCCTGACTACCTTACTCTCCCTAAACACATCAAAACGAAATACCAGGCGGGGCTGATTAGTAAGGCGCAATACTCTGATATTGTTCGCTGTTCTCTGCTGTATCAATATGGCGGGATCTGGATGGACGCCACGGTGTTCATGACGAAGCCGGTGCCGGAAACATTTTTTGAGAACACCTTCTCATCACTACGTTTTGATTCACCTGAAAACGCATTGAGCCAGGGTTACTGGACGGCCTATTTTCTTGCAGCCCAAAAGGGATGCTCACTGGTAAAGACGGTTCGGGATATTCTGTATCGCTACTGGCAACACCACGATATCCTGATTGAATACTTCCTGATTGATTACAGTTTCTTATATGCGCGCGAGTGCTATCCGCAGTTTCGTCAGATCATGGATCAACAGCCGGTCACCGGGAATAATCGCTTTCTGATTCGCCAGTTCATCTCAGCGAAACCTGATTTGACGACCATGGCGATGCTAAATAATGATCCCGTGGGCATTTATAAGCTCTCGCACAAAGAACAATACCAAACTACAGACAACGGCCAGCCGACGTTGTATAGCCAGATCCTCGACGGTTCTTTCGAACTGAAGTGATAAAAAAGCCACCATGACGGTGGCTTTTTTATCGTCAGGCTTTCTTACCCCATCCCTGCCACTGCTGCTGGACGTATTTCACCAGCGTGCTGTTGCTGATGCTGTCTCCGATAACAGAGAAGAAGCGGGTCGCGTAGACCGGTTCAAGCGGCTGCTTCGGTAC
This region of Enterobacter pseudoroggenkampii genomic DNA includes:
- a CDS encoding capsular polysaccharide synthesis protein, with the protein product MMNLNATNKLIKKTRRWHKKTGFSLFQRAASHFERKKKETIFSVIDDLHVQPDAAQLTESEQSRVIWICWFQGLDSAPELVKRCIASVQANTPDAQVIILTDENIPDYLTLPKHIKTKYQAGLISKAQYSDIVRCSLLYQYGGIWMDATVFMTKPVPETFFENTFSSLRFDSPENALSQGYWTAYFLAAQKGCSLVKTVRDILYRYWQHHDILIEYFLIDYSFLYARECYPQFRQIMDQQPVTGNNRFLIRQFISAKPDLTTMAMLNNDPVGIYKLSHKEQYQTTDNGQPTLYSQILDGSFELK
- a CDS encoding glycosyltransferase — translated: MNELISVIITTYNREALLERAIRSVIAQTYPAVELVIVDDCSNEQTAQLIERMRAECEARFVHFIYERNEKNSGSNFSRNRGYVLSHGVFVTGLDDDDYFLPERLTKLAERYDDKYAFVTDTPARLDKTHRTYPDTDDKRIIALQDILCENVVGNQVLTTKEKLLGVGGFSPEIKQQQDRDVWIKLILKYGPGIKYSFSTAMVDAEHGSDRITSQVKKYNAYRKLYFKYRQYMSEVTRSNNLFQLMSFRGFKSTRMNCLLRGRKKDAKLKMKLLRRTLKELF